The following are encoded in a window of Rhizobium bangladeshense genomic DNA:
- a CDS encoding M24 family metallopeptidase: protein MSWQHPIPRITEDERQNRLTRLREAIDAEGLAGMLLGPTESLRYFTGLVWHPSERFLGALITPTALSYIVPGFERSRVETLPHLPGEILVWEEEESSAALISRLASRGGRLALDDGLPLFFYHALAAAMGAERLADGGRLIRGLRRIKSVAEISLIQYAMNLTLDVHRQVHGLLKPGITSSEVVDFIDRQHRQAGADDGSTFAIVSFGAATSLPHGADGEQILGDDDVILVDTGCRVDGYHSDITRTYMLGGGDGDFERAWWIEREAQQAVFDAARIGAACSSLDDAARKVLAKHSLGPDYSLPGLPHRAGHGLGLAIHEEPYIVRGNDTSLAAGMCFSNEPMIVFPDKFGIRLEDHIYMTADGPRWFTDPAAAPIEPFS from the coding sequence ATGTCGTGGCAGCATCCCATACCCCGCATCACCGAGGATGAGCGGCAGAACCGCCTCACCAGGCTGCGAGAAGCGATTGACGCCGAAGGACTGGCAGGCATGCTTCTCGGCCCGACCGAAAGCCTGCGTTATTTCACCGGCCTCGTCTGGCACCCGAGCGAAAGGTTCCTCGGCGCGCTCATCACCCCCACGGCCCTTTCCTATATCGTTCCCGGTTTCGAGCGCAGCCGCGTCGAAACCCTGCCGCATCTGCCGGGGGAAATTCTGGTCTGGGAAGAGGAGGAAAGCAGTGCTGCACTCATTTCCCGCCTTGCCAGCCGAGGCGGCAGGCTTGCACTCGACGATGGTCTGCCGCTGTTTTTCTATCACGCCTTGGCCGCGGCGATGGGCGCCGAAAGGCTCGCCGATGGCGGACGACTGATCCGCGGCCTGCGCCGCATCAAATCCGTCGCGGAGATTTCGCTGATCCAATATGCGATGAACCTGACGCTCGACGTGCACAGGCAGGTGCATGGGCTGTTGAAGCCGGGCATCACCTCATCCGAAGTGGTCGATTTCATCGACCGGCAGCATCGCCAGGCGGGCGCCGATGACGGCTCGACATTCGCAATCGTCTCCTTCGGCGCGGCGACCTCGCTTCCGCATGGCGCCGACGGCGAGCAGATCCTTGGCGATGACGACGTCATTCTTGTCGATACCGGCTGCCGGGTCGACGGCTACCATTCCGATATCACCAGGACCTATATGCTCGGCGGCGGCGACGGCGACTTTGAGCGTGCCTGGTGGATCGAACGGGAGGCGCAGCAGGCCGTCTTCGATGCCGCCCGGATCGGCGCCGCCTGCTCGAGCCTCGACGATGCGGCCCGCAAGGTGCTCGCCAAACATTCTCTCGGCCCCGACTATAGTCTGCCAGGATTGCCGCATCGCGCCGGTCATGGCCTGGGACTCGCGATCCATGAAGAGCCTTACATCGTTCGCGGCAACGACACGTCCCTTGCCGCCGGCATGTGTTTTTCCAACGAACCGATGATCGTCTTCCCCGATAAATTCGGAATCCGGCTGGAGGACCATATCTATATGACCGCAGACGGACCTCGCTGGTTCACCGATCCGGCGGCCGCACCCATCGAGCCGTTCTCCTGA
- a CDS encoding efflux transporter outer membrane subunit, with product MSKSLHTRLTSLRYAASAFTLLLAGCVSGPDHVLPEMPLPAKFERGGSKSNGDVVTAEWWTGYRDKKLDGLVAHGVSENLDVLQALESINSAFANVTVAGAGGLPSLSVDASHTVSGEKGRLRTTVGTTNTTGGDVSLSWLLDLFGQYRRSKESAIASLGAAYATADNAKLTFLKDLIESYIDARYYQERIALSQANLKSRQQTYELTQLQLKAGAASRLDAVQAEGLVQSTKSEIPRLEQSFTESVHHIATLLGMPAASLTDELRKNTGQPVFRGDIRAGIPADLIRNRPDIRKAERELAAAVADIGAAEAQLYPSISLSGSISPSWIKSSGTSGASLTSWSFGPTLNLPIFDGGKLRANVDIEKSDARTQYLAWKAAVLNGVEEVENALAAVRHDTQTLGPLRRQVQTAQESLALSTTSYKDGASSLLDVLDAQRSVSDAQESLAATVQQVAKDYVDLYVAIGAGYLEPEQAASRQTAKSG from the coding sequence GTGAGTAAGTCGCTTCACACAAGATTAACGTCCCTCCGCTACGCCGCATCCGCGTTCACACTGCTGCTCGCAGGTTGCGTCAGCGGCCCGGATCACGTTCTCCCTGAGATGCCGCTTCCCGCGAAATTCGAGCGGGGAGGTAGCAAGAGCAACGGCGATGTCGTGACGGCAGAGTGGTGGACGGGCTATCGCGACAAGAAGCTCGATGGGCTGGTCGCCCACGGAGTGAGCGAGAATCTTGATGTGCTGCAGGCGCTGGAGAGTATCAATTCGGCTTTCGCCAACGTCACTGTCGCCGGTGCAGGCGGTCTGCCGAGCCTGAGCGTGGACGCATCGCACACCGTGTCCGGCGAAAAGGGGCGGCTGCGCACGACGGTCGGCACCACGAACACCACGGGAGGCGATGTCAGCCTGTCCTGGCTGCTGGACTTGTTCGGCCAGTATCGTCGCTCGAAGGAGAGTGCCATCGCCTCTCTTGGGGCCGCCTATGCCACGGCCGACAATGCAAAGCTCACCTTCCTAAAAGACCTGATCGAGAGTTATATCGACGCTCGCTACTATCAGGAGCGGATTGCGCTTTCACAGGCGAATTTGAAATCCCGCCAGCAGACTTACGAACTCACGCAGCTGCAGCTGAAAGCTGGTGCGGCCTCCCGCCTCGACGCGGTTCAGGCCGAGGGCCTGGTACAGTCGACAAAGTCGGAAATTCCCCGCCTCGAACAGAGTTTCACCGAGTCGGTCCATCACATTGCCACTCTGCTCGGAATGCCGGCGGCTTCGCTGACGGACGAGCTGCGCAAGAATACAGGCCAGCCGGTGTTCCGCGGCGACATTCGCGCCGGTATCCCGGCAGATCTCATCCGCAACCGTCCCGATATAAGGAAGGCCGAACGCGAGCTAGCGGCGGCCGTGGCCGATATCGGTGCAGCCGAAGCCCAGCTCTACCCGTCGATCTCGCTCTCCGGGTCGATTTCGCCGAGCTGGATCAAATCATCGGGCACCAGCGGCGCAAGCCTGACCAGCTGGTCGTTCGGACCGACTCTCAACCTGCCGATTTTCGATGGCGGCAAGTTGCGGGCCAATGTCGATATCGAGAAATCCGACGCCAGAACCCAATATCTGGCGTGGAAAGCGGCGGTGCTGAACGGGGTCGAGGAGGTCGAGAATGCGCTTGCGGCCGTCCGCCACGACACGCAGACGCTGGGACCGTTGCGCAGGCAGGTGCAGACGGCGCAGGAATCGCTGGCGCTTTCGACCACGAGCTACAAGGATGGCGCCTCTTCACTGCTCGACGTTCTGGACGCGCAGCGGTCGGTCTCAGATGCCCAGGAAAGCCTCGCTGCCACCGTGCAGCAGGTCGCGAAGGATTATGTGGATCTCTATGTCGCCATCGGCGCCGGTTACCTCGAGCCGGAGCAGGCCGCCTCCAGGCAAACGGCAAAGTCGGGCTAA
- a CDS encoding efflux RND transporter periplasmic adaptor subunit has product MRKPSRLFAAAVVAAALVSPLRNAMADKAAATALTVSLTAPAQRDWPETVPASGWLKPWQEAVIASETSGLRITDVLVDVGSVVTKGQTLVRLSQESVLADLRKQEAAVATAKASLSKAKANADRARQLQPSGALSDEKIVDYLADEQTATASLASEEAALDSEKIKLAQTTITAIDDGLITSRSADLGAVVSAGTELFRMVRQQRVEWQAEVSSRYLPRISQGLSVKVNGPEGHAIEGKVRLVGPSVSTDTSRAIVYVTLPVDARPRTGLYITGDIELETSPALTVPETAIVFRDGISYVFTAGDDHRVQRVRVETGRRNNGEVEIVSGMDRTSKVVTSGGAFLSDNDLVKIAEKS; this is encoded by the coding sequence TTGAGAAAACCGTCCAGACTATTCGCGGCCGCCGTCGTTGCGGCCGCACTCGTCTCCCCCCTTCGCAATGCCATGGCGGACAAGGCTGCCGCAACCGCTCTCACCGTCTCTCTGACGGCGCCGGCCCAGCGAGACTGGCCTGAGACCGTTCCGGCGAGCGGATGGCTGAAACCATGGCAGGAAGCCGTCATCGCCTCCGAGACGAGCGGGTTGCGCATAACCGATGTTCTGGTCGATGTCGGTTCCGTGGTCACGAAAGGCCAGACGCTTGTCCGGCTTTCCCAGGAAAGCGTGCTCGCCGATCTTCGCAAGCAGGAGGCCGCCGTCGCGACCGCCAAGGCAAGCCTTTCGAAGGCCAAAGCCAATGCCGACCGGGCGCGGCAGCTCCAGCCTTCAGGGGCGCTCTCCGATGAGAAGATCGTCGATTATCTCGCCGACGAACAGACGGCAACGGCAAGTCTTGCGTCAGAAGAGGCCGCGCTCGACAGCGAAAAGATCAAGCTTGCGCAGACGACCATTACGGCCATCGACGACGGCCTCATCACCTCGCGTTCCGCCGATCTCGGTGCTGTCGTCTCCGCCGGCACCGAATTGTTTCGCATGGTTCGCCAGCAGCGGGTCGAATGGCAGGCCGAGGTTTCCTCGCGTTACCTCCCGCGCATTTCGCAAGGCCTGAGCGTCAAGGTCAACGGGCCTGAAGGCCACGCCATCGAAGGCAAGGTGAGACTTGTCGGGCCATCGGTCAGCACCGATACCAGCCGGGCAATCGTCTATGTCACGCTGCCGGTCGACGCCCGTCCGCGCACGGGCCTTTATATCACGGGCGACATCGAGCTCGAGACTTCGCCGGCGCTGACCGTGCCCGAGACCGCAATCGTGTTCCGGGACGGGATCAGTTACGTATTCACCGCAGGCGATGATCACCGGGTGCAAAGGGTCCGGGTGGAAACCGGCCGTCGCAACAATGGCGAGGTGGAAATCGTCTCCGGCATGGACCGGACGTCGAAGGTGGTGACCTCGGGCGGCGCATTCCTCTCGGACAATGACCTCGTGAAGATCGCGGAGAAAAGCTGA
- a CDS encoding GntR family transcriptional regulator, giving the protein MQNEAENVRVRGSGTQSVYVTLRRQILSMGLEPGSPLDEVRLSERFGMSRTPIREALLRLAADGLVTTLPNRNTIVAPIDFANLPTYFEALTLMYRVTTRGAAGRRNDAIMETIRRHQKDFAGAVAARDAYAMIEANREFHVAIAELAGNSYYTAFFARLLDEGRRILRLYYSTFEDRLPRQYVDEHEEIIAAIEAGDAERADRLAIAHAGQIVRQIQDYLARNLDRPVAIGLS; this is encoded by the coding sequence ATGCAAAACGAGGCGGAAAATGTGCGGGTGCGAGGTTCCGGCACGCAGAGCGTCTATGTCACGCTGCGCCGGCAAATCCTGTCGATGGGGCTTGAGCCAGGCAGCCCCCTCGATGAGGTGCGGCTGTCGGAGCGGTTCGGCATGTCGAGAACACCCATACGCGAGGCGCTGTTGCGGCTTGCCGCCGATGGGCTGGTCACGACCCTGCCGAACCGGAACACGATCGTCGCACCGATCGATTTTGCCAACCTGCCCACCTATTTCGAAGCGCTGACGCTGATGTACCGGGTGACGACTCGCGGAGCGGCGGGGCGGCGGAACGACGCGATCATGGAGACCATCCGCCGCCACCAGAAGGACTTCGCCGGCGCCGTTGCCGCGCGCGACGCCTATGCGATGATCGAGGCGAACCGCGAATTCCACGTGGCGATCGCCGAGCTTGCCGGCAACTCCTATTACACGGCCTTCTTTGCCAGGCTGCTCGACGAAGGCCGGCGGATCCTTCGCCTTTATTATTCGACGTTCGAAGACCGGCTGCCGCGCCAATATGTCGATGAACACGAGGAAATCATCGCCGCGATCGAGGCCGGTGACGCCGAACGCGCCGATCGGCTGGCGATTGCCCACGCCGGCCAGATCGTCCGCCAGATCCAGGACTATCTCGCCCGCAACCTCGATCGGCCGGTGGCGATCGGTCTGTCCTGA
- a CDS encoding HAMP domain-containing sensor histidine kinase — protein MPRLFWKFFAIIWLTLTTTVGVIILLVNLLQGVPFARELEQERRSIALDLTANVLARNGEEAAAYFVRSSEETLPHGLTISRAAKPDACSDPKAADTRSVLKEGICYRIFLPAPPTFTFENFGPFLPWLTILISSTISAWALARYLIRPVVHLRDGLSALAHGRFDFRIGDKMAGRKDEVTALAHDFDSSAARLQELQDAQQRLFHDVSHELRSPLSRLQAAVGVLRQSPAKLGAMLDRMDREVERLDVLVGEVLTLARLTAGSGLPLKTQTVDVIELLNEILGDAAFEAQAREVSITTSVEGIFRAEVEGELIYRALENVVRNAVKYTAEHSFISVSCETAADRIKICVTDQGPGVKRDELERIFQPFSRGKEAVPRGGYGLGLAITRQAIERHGGRVHASLPEAGGLAITLELPRKR, from the coding sequence ATGCCCCGGCTTTTCTGGAAGTTCTTCGCGATCATCTGGCTGACGCTGACCACGACCGTCGGCGTCATCATCCTGCTCGTCAACCTTCTCCAAGGCGTGCCTTTTGCGCGGGAACTGGAACAGGAGCGACGGTCGATCGCGTTGGACCTAACTGCAAATGTGCTTGCGAGGAACGGCGAGGAAGCGGCAGCATATTTCGTGCGTTCAAGTGAAGAGACGCTGCCGCACGGTCTGACCATCTCCAGAGCCGCGAAACCCGATGCCTGTTCGGATCCGAAGGCGGCTGATACGCGATCCGTTCTGAAGGAGGGGATCTGCTATCGGATATTCCTGCCAGCCCCTCCCACTTTCACCTTCGAGAATTTTGGCCCGTTTCTGCCGTGGCTCACGATCCTGATCTCCAGCACGATATCCGCCTGGGCACTGGCACGATACCTCATCCGCCCCGTGGTGCACTTGCGCGATGGCCTGAGCGCGCTTGCGCATGGCCGCTTCGACTTCCGCATCGGCGACAAGATGGCCGGCCGGAAGGACGAGGTGACGGCGCTTGCCCATGACTTCGATTCGAGCGCCGCACGGCTTCAGGAACTTCAGGACGCGCAGCAGAGATTGTTTCACGACGTTTCTCATGAACTGCGTTCGCCTTTGTCCCGGCTGCAGGCCGCCGTCGGGGTGCTCCGGCAGAGTCCGGCCAAACTTGGCGCCATGCTGGATCGCATGGACCGGGAGGTCGAACGGCTCGACGTGCTGGTGGGAGAGGTTCTGACGCTTGCCAGGCTGACGGCGGGATCCGGCCTGCCGCTGAAGACGCAGACCGTCGATGTCATCGAGTTGTTGAACGAAATCCTCGGCGATGCGGCCTTCGAAGCCCAGGCAAGGGAGGTCTCGATTACGACGAGCGTCGAGGGTATCTTCCGAGCCGAGGTCGAAGGCGAGCTGATCTACCGGGCGCTGGAAAACGTCGTCCGCAACGCGGTCAAATACACGGCCGAGCATTCGTTCATATCCGTGTCTTGCGAGACGGCAGCCGACCGCATCAAGATCTGCGTCACGGATCAGGGGCCAGGCGTCAAACGGGACGAACTCGAACGAATCTTCCAGCCATTCTCACGCGGGAAAGAGGCGGTGCCGAGAGGCGGATACGGCCTCGGACTCGCCATCACCAGGCAGGCTATCGAACGCCATGGCGGACGTGTGCATGCGTCGTTGCCGGAGGCGGGGGGGCTGGCGATCACACTGGAGCTCCCCAGAAAGCGTTGA
- a CDS encoding response regulator, producing the protein MNKVLLIDDDAELTTLLQEYLVEEGYDVVTDTDGRAAIAAAAGNTVDIIVLDIMMPRMNGIEVLQRIRKLSQVPVLMLTARGDDVDRISGLNLGADDYVPKPCSPGELAARLRAILRRAGQPAAGVSTDTVRAGRLVIHPGSRLAEWRGETLDLTGTEFSLLEVLARSAGQLVSKQEISKRAFGKPLTPFDRRIDVHISSVRQKLGLREDGQSWIQSVRGQGYQLLVD; encoded by the coding sequence ATGAACAAGGTTCTCCTGATCGACGACGATGCGGAGCTGACGACACTTCTGCAGGAATATCTGGTCGAAGAAGGATATGATGTCGTAACGGACACGGATGGTCGCGCCGCCATTGCTGCGGCGGCCGGCAATACGGTCGACATCATTGTGCTCGACATCATGATGCCCCGCATGAATGGGATCGAAGTTCTCCAAAGGATCCGGAAGCTCAGCCAGGTCCCCGTTCTGATGCTGACGGCCAGAGGCGACGACGTGGACAGGATATCCGGTCTCAATCTCGGCGCCGACGACTATGTGCCGAAGCCGTGCTCTCCGGGCGAACTTGCGGCGAGGCTGCGGGCCATCCTGCGCCGGGCGGGTCAGCCGGCGGCCGGCGTATCGACCGACACGGTGAGAGCGGGGCGGCTGGTGATCCATCCGGGCAGTAGGCTTGCCGAGTGGCGCGGAGAAACCCTTGACCTGACCGGCACGGAGTTCAGCCTGCTCGAGGTCCTCGCCCGCAGCGCCGGCCAGCTGGTGTCGAAGCAGGAAATTTCGAAACGCGCCTTCGGCAAGCCGCTGACGCCGTTCGATCGCCGTATCGACGTCCACATCAGCAGCGTTCGCCAGAAGCTCGGGCTGCGGGAGGACGGACAATCATGGATTCAGTCCGTCCGCGGCCAGGGTTACCAACTTCTCGTGGACTGA
- a CDS encoding c-type cytochrome, producing the protein MFRFSVRFAFLAACALELPLSMAAAADDPQIARGEYLVTVGGCNDCHTPGYFFGKPDTERFLGGSDVGFEIPGQGVFVGRNITPDKETGIGSWTREQIVTALQTGQRPDGRVLAPIMPWHAFAQLTDEDVTSIAAFLQSLKPVTNQVPGPFKPGEKVSTFLFRIMPPGETAASAPN; encoded by the coding sequence ATGTTTCGATTTAGCGTTCGGTTCGCATTTTTAGCCGCTTGTGCGTTGGAGCTACCGTTGAGCATGGCAGCAGCGGCCGATGATCCGCAGATTGCGCGCGGCGAATATCTCGTCACGGTCGGCGGGTGCAACGACTGCCACACACCGGGATATTTCTTCGGAAAGCCGGACACCGAGCGATTTCTCGGTGGATCGGATGTTGGTTTTGAGATCCCGGGCCAGGGGGTTTTTGTCGGCCGCAACATTACGCCTGACAAGGAGACCGGCATCGGCAGCTGGACCAGGGAACAGATTGTGACTGCCCTTCAGACCGGGCAGAGGCCGGACGGTCGCGTCCTGGCGCCAATTATGCCATGGCATGCATTCGCGCAGCTCACTGACGAAGACGTGACATCAATTGCAGCGTTCCTTCAAAGCTTGAAACCGGTAACTAATCAGGTCCCAGGACCTTTCAAGCCGGGGGAGAAGGTTTCAACCTTTTTGTTCCGGATCATGCCGCCGGGTGAAACCGCAGCCAGCGCGCCAAACTAG
- a CDS encoding efflux RND transporter permease subunit encodes MNFSAWSIHNPVPAILLFVMLTVGGLLAFKTLAVQNFPDMDLPTISVTATLDGAAPAQLETEVARTIEDSLASLSYLDHITTTITDGTVSIKVSFKLDKDSEAALNEVRNAVDSVKGDLPAQMETPSVTKVTVQSSALVTYAVRSTALNETELSWFVDNDLTKALLSVSGVGEVNRIGGIDREVHVDLDPATMASLGVTAATVSSQLKAVQADTSGGLGEIGGTRQTLRTLGAVASVDELKGLRIPLTNGQQVRLDDVASVTDSFAERSSMAYLDGKPVIAVEIKRSNGFSDSGVAGDVDTAMKQFAAKHSNVQIDEAYSTIGPIIDNYDGSMHMLYEGAILAIIVVWLFLRDWRATILSAVALPLSVIPTFLIMYFADFSLNVITLLALSLVVGILVDDAIVEIENIARHLQMGKRPIDAALEAANEIGLAVIATTFTLVAVFLPTAFMSGIPGLLFRQFGVTAAVAVLASLVVARLLTPMMAAYFMKAAPPTEETDGRIMRAYLAIVKAAMNRRKTTVAVTAIVVALSLSTIPLLKSGFLPASDDARTQITLTMQPGATIEQTDAMTRKAADLVRKLADVTHVFSSVGSASSGGGAEVSTTSSVNSATIVAVLTPIGERDRKQSEIENDIRQALSVLSGVRVAVGNGANGTKLEITLASDDANALDSASTALEEQLRTLKGIGAVTSTAARQAPEIQITPDFARAASLGVTSSAIAEAARVATNGEYSASLPKLNLPQRQVPIVVRFSTESRTSLDDIKNMRVAGTNGSVDLGSIADIRIGGSPSEIDRIDRMRNVTLSVELNGRILGDVNREAQALPALQHLPSGVTLVEQGELQRSSELFQSFGLAMAIGVFCIYAVLVLLFHDFLQPLTLLMALPLSLGGALVPLVVTGTSFSLAAVIGLLMLMGVVTKNSILLIEYAIMSRRQGMSRFDALVDACHKRARPIVMTTIAMACGMLPVALSLTGGDSSFRQPMAIVVIGGVMMSTLLSLVVIPVIFTFVDDLDEALRRLLRRIGLAQEIADDKPQASNDHAAIAFQPEQSRRGHAQR; translated from the coding sequence ATGAACTTCTCGGCATGGTCGATCCACAACCCCGTCCCGGCAATATTGCTGTTCGTGATGCTGACGGTTGGGGGACTCTTGGCCTTCAAGACCCTGGCGGTCCAGAACTTCCCCGATATGGACCTTCCGACGATCAGCGTCACGGCGACGCTCGACGGAGCGGCGCCGGCACAGCTCGAAACCGAGGTCGCCCGCACTATCGAAGACAGTTTGGCTTCGCTCAGCTATCTCGACCACATCACCACGACCATCACCGACGGCACCGTCTCTATCAAGGTTTCCTTCAAGCTGGATAAAGACAGCGAAGCGGCGCTCAACGAAGTCCGCAACGCCGTCGACAGCGTCAAGGGCGATCTTCCGGCGCAGATGGAGACACCAAGCGTCACCAAGGTCACGGTTCAAAGCTCCGCGCTGGTCACCTATGCCGTCCGCTCGACTGCTCTCAACGAAACCGAGCTTTCCTGGTTTGTCGACAATGATCTGACCAAGGCGCTGCTCTCGGTGTCCGGCGTCGGAGAAGTCAACCGCATCGGCGGTATCGACCGCGAGGTTCACGTCGATCTCGATCCCGCGACGATGGCGTCGCTCGGGGTCACGGCAGCGACCGTGTCGTCGCAGCTGAAGGCCGTGCAGGCGGACACGTCAGGCGGTCTCGGCGAAATCGGTGGCACTCGGCAAACCTTGCGTACGCTCGGCGCCGTAGCTTCGGTCGATGAGCTGAAGGGGCTCAGAATTCCCTTGACCAACGGCCAGCAGGTTCGTCTCGACGACGTCGCATCCGTCACGGACAGCTTCGCGGAGCGGTCTTCGATGGCCTATCTCGACGGAAAACCGGTGATCGCCGTCGAGATCAAGCGCTCGAACGGTTTTTCCGACAGCGGTGTCGCCGGCGATGTCGACACGGCGATGAAACAGTTTGCCGCAAAACATTCCAATGTCCAGATCGACGAAGCCTACAGCACGATCGGGCCGATCATCGACAACTACGATGGTTCGATGCACATGCTGTACGAGGGGGCGATCCTGGCGATCATCGTCGTCTGGCTCTTCCTTCGCGACTGGCGCGCGACGATCCTGTCGGCCGTGGCGCTGCCCTTGTCTGTCATCCCCACCTTCCTCATCATGTACTTTGCCGACTTCAGCCTGAATGTCATCACGCTGCTGGCGCTGTCGCTGGTGGTCGGCATCCTCGTCGACGACGCCATCGTCGAGATCGAAAATATCGCCCGCCACCTGCAGATGGGCAAGCGGCCGATCGATGCCGCCCTCGAAGCCGCCAACGAGATCGGGCTTGCCGTCATCGCAACTACCTTCACACTGGTCGCCGTCTTTCTGCCGACGGCCTTCATGAGCGGTATTCCGGGACTTCTGTTCCGCCAGTTCGGGGTCACGGCCGCTGTCGCCGTTCTCGCCTCGCTGGTCGTCGCCCGCCTGCTGACGCCGATGATGGCCGCCTATTTCATGAAGGCCGCCCCTCCGACGGAGGAAACGGATGGCCGCATCATGCGCGCTTATCTGGCAATCGTGAAAGCTGCCATGAACCGGCGAAAGACCACCGTGGCCGTAACCGCCATTGTCGTCGCGCTATCTCTCTCCACTATTCCGCTGCTGAAATCCGGGTTCCTGCCGGCTTCGGACGACGCGCGCACCCAGATCACGCTGACCATGCAGCCGGGCGCCACGATCGAGCAAACGGATGCCATGACGAGGAAAGCCGCCGATCTCGTCCGCAAGCTCGCGGATGTCACGCATGTCTTTTCCTCGGTCGGCTCCGCATCTTCGGGTGGCGGCGCCGAGGTCAGCACCACGAGCAGCGTCAATTCCGCCACGATCGTCGCTGTGCTGACGCCGATCGGCGAGCGTGACCGCAAGCAGTCGGAAATCGAAAACGACATCCGGCAGGCTCTTTCGGTTCTATCAGGCGTGCGGGTCGCAGTCGGCAATGGCGCCAACGGCACCAAGCTGGAGATCACCCTTGCCAGCGACGACGCTAACGCCCTCGACAGCGCCAGCACGGCGCTCGAGGAGCAGCTCCGTACGCTCAAAGGCATCGGAGCTGTGACATCGACCGCGGCAAGGCAGGCGCCGGAGATCCAGATCACCCCGGACTTCGCGCGCGCCGCTTCGCTCGGAGTAACGTCGAGCGCCATCGCCGAGGCCGCGCGCGTGGCGACGAACGGCGAATATTCCGCCAGTCTGCCAAAGCTCAATCTGCCGCAGCGCCAGGTTCCTATCGTTGTCCGCTTCAGCACGGAGTCGCGCACCAGCCTTGACGATATCAAGAACATGCGGGTGGCGGGCACGAACGGCAGTGTCGATCTCGGATCGATCGCCGATATCCGGATCGGCGGCAGTCCCTCCGAAATCGACCGCATCGACCGGATGCGCAACGTCACCCTATCGGTTGAACTCAACGGCCGCATCCTCGGCGACGTCAACCGCGAGGCACAGGCGCTGCCGGCGCTACAGCATCTGCCCTCGGGCGTTACACTTGTCGAGCAGGGCGAACTTCAGCGCAGCTCGGAACTGTTCCAGAGCTTCGGGCTGGCAATGGCGATCGGCGTGTTCTGCATCTACGCGGTCCTCGTCCTGCTCTTCCACGACTTCCTGCAGCCGCTCACCCTGCTGATGGCTCTGCCACTCTCGCTCGGTGGCGCGCTCGTGCCGCTGGTGGTGACCGGGACCAGCTTCTCGCTGGCCGCCGTCATCGGGCTTCTCATGCTGATGGGCGTGGTGACGAAGAACTCGATCCTGCTGATCGAATACGCGATCATGTCACGCCGCCAGGGCATGTCCAGGTTCGATGCCCTCGTGGATGCCTGCCATAAGCGCGCCCGGCCGATCGTCATGACCACCATCGCCATGGCTTGCGGCATGCTTCCGGTCGCTCTCAGCCTGACCGGCGGCGATTCGAGCTTCCGGCAGCCGATGGCGATCGTGGTAATCGGCGGCGTAATGATGTCGACGCTGCTCAGCCTCGTCGTCATCCCTGTCATCTTCACCTTCGTCGATGACCTGGACGAGGCGCTCAGACGGTTGCTGCGCCGGATCGGCCTGGCCCAGGAGATCGCCGATGATAAACCGCAGGCCTCCAACGATCACGCGGCCATCGCCTTCCAGCCCGAGCAATCAAGGCGGGGGCACGCTCAGAGATGA